From a single Canis aureus isolate CA01 chromosome 5, VMU_Caureus_v.1.0, whole genome shotgun sequence genomic region:
- the PCDHB1 gene encoding protocadherin beta-1, whose translation MAVARRKFLQSRQVGSLLFLLCISTGSAATIRYSVAEEMESGSFVANVAKDLGLEVGKLAARGARLVSEGSKVHFRLHRKTGDLFVKEKLDRESLCGKADPCVLHFEIVLVEPLQSFRAEVRVFDINDNAPIFLNKQPLLKIPESTPLGSRFPLQSAQDLDVGLNGLQNYTLSPNAYFHLHTRFRSQGPKYAELVLDKPLDREEQPEVNLTITAVDGGSPPKSGIAHIRVEVLDVNDHVPQFSRLVYRVQVPENSANGSLVATVSATDLDEGSNKEITYSLAQNPETILQTFQIDSQTGEVRLRGPLDFEAIETYDIDIQATDGGGLSAHSKVLVEVVDVNDNPPEVTVSSVSSPLPEDSPLQTVVALFSIRDRDIQVGGKIICFLREDLPFAVKPTFRNSYSLVTDRGLDREEVSGYNVTVVAMDTGPPSLFTETVIEVLISDINDNPPVFQEDSYILTVRENNSPAIFIGKVHAEDLDLGENAQVTYTLLPPKSGDLAVFAYISINSDNGKLYALRTIDYEAIQDFQFVVKATDGGFLSLSSQVTVRVVVLDDNDNRPMILYPLQNGTSPCNDLVPRSADVGYLVTKVVAVDGDSGRNSWLSYHLLKATDPGLFSVQQQNGEIRTLRQISERDPMIQKLIVLVQDHGQPVLSTTASLNILLVDGFSEPYLQFRNPSKNPTRVNPSTKYLVISLAVLSFLFLLSVTVIFVLHIYQKVKYREKFTVQEHFYDDCNFPNNLVQGGASGSLSQPCPYEMCSATGTSNSEFRFLKRFMPNFPFPHGTGEAKTEAGSSLPPDSERNRSQGSEDHGRVSDNCM comes from the coding sequence ATGGCGGTTGCGCGCAGAAAATTCTTGCAGAGCAGGCAAGTAGGGtctcttctctttttgttgtGCATATCTACGGGGAGCGCGGCCACTATCCGCTATTCGGTGGCGGAAGAGATGGAGAGCGGTTCGTTTGTGGCTAATGTGGCCAAGGACTTGGGGCTGGAGGTAGGGAAGCTGGCTGCGCGCGGGGCGCGACTGGTTTCCGAAGGCAGCAAAGTGCATTTCCGGCTCCACCGCAAGACAGGGGATCTGTTCGTGAAGGAGAAACTGGATAGGGAGTCGCTTTGTGGCAAAGCTGACCCGTGTGTGCTGCACTTTGAAATAGTCCTGGTGGAGCCGCTGCAGTCCTTTCGTGCGGAGGTCAGGGTATTTGATATCAATGACAATGCCCCGATTTTCCTGAACAAGCAGCCGCTTTTAAAGATTCCGGAGAGCACACCCTTGGGTTCACGTTTTCCTCTGCAGAGCGCCCAGGATCTGGACGTGGGCCTCAATGGTCTTCAAAACTACACCTTGAGCCCCAACGCGTATTTCCACCTGCACACCCGTTTTCGCAGCCAAGGGCCCAAATATGCCGAGCTGGTCCTGGATAAGCCTCTGGACAGAGAGGAGCAGCCTGAAGTCAACCTGACCATTACGGCGGTGGACGGCGGGTCCCCACCCAAATCTGGCATCGCCCACATCCGCGTGGAGGTTCTGGACGTCAATGACCACGTACCTCAGTTCTCTAGACTGGTGTACCGCGTTCAGGTGCCGGAAAATAGCGCCAATGGTTCTTTGGTGGCCACTGTGAGTGCCACAGACCTGGACGAAGGCTCCAACAAGGAAATAACGTACTCCTTAGCTCAAAACCCAGAAACAATTCTCCAGACATTTCAGATTGACTCTCAAACTGGAGAGGTTCGTCTAAGAGGGCCCCTAGATTTTGAAGCAATTGAAACATACGACATTGACATTCAAGCCACCGACGGAGGGGGCCTCTCTGCCCACAGCAAAGTCCTGGTGGAAGTGGTGGATGTGAATGACAATCCTCCTGAGGTGACAGTCTCCTCTGTATCCAGCCCTCTCCCCGAAGACTCCCCACTACAAACTGTAGTAGCCCTTTTCTCTATTCGAGACCGGGACATTCAGGTGGGAGGAAAAATCATCTGCTTCCTCAGAGAAGACCTTCCATTTGCAGTCAAACCTACTTTCCGGAATTCTTACTCACTGGTTACTGACAGAGGCTTGGATCGGGAAGAGGTTTCCGGCTACAATGTCACTGTTGTTGCCATGGATACTGGGCCACCCAGTCTGTTCACAGAAACTGTGATTGAGGTGCTAATATCTGACATTAATGACAACCCCCCAGTATTTCAGGAAGACTCCTACATTTTGACTGTTCGAGAAAACAACAGCCCAGCAATTTTTATTGGCAAAGTTCATGCTGAAGATCTAGATTTGGGTGAGAATGCCCAAGTAACATATACTTTGCTGCCTCCAAAAAGTGGAGATTTAGCCGTGTTTGCTTATATCTCCATAAATTCAGATAACGGGAAGCTCTATGCACTGAGAACCATTGATTATGAGGCCATTCAAGATTTTCAGTTTGTGGTAAAGGCAACTGATGGGGGCTTCTTGTCATTGAGTAGCCAGGTTACTGTCAGAGTGGTTGTTCTGGATGACAATGACAACCGCCCAATGATCTTGTACCCACTGCAGAATGGCACCTCACCCTGCAATGACTTGGTGCCCAGGTCTGCAGATGTGGGCTACCTGGTAACCAAGGTAGTGGCTGTGGATGGTGACTCAGGTCGGAATTCTTGGCTCTCATATCATCTCCTTAAGGCCACTGACCCTGGGTTATTCTCTGTTCAACAACAAAATGGGGAAATCCGTACATTGCGGCAGATATCTGAGAGAGACCCTATGATTCAGAAACTGATCGTTCTTGTTCAAGATCATGGCCAACCAGTTCTTTCCACTACTGCCTCACTCAACATCTTGCTGGTAGATGGATTTTCTGAACCTTATCTGCAATTCCGGAATCCATCCAAGAATCCTACAAGGGTAAATCCATCCACTAAATATTTGGTCATTTCTCTAGctgtgctttcctttctctttctcctgtctgTCACAGTGATCTTTGTTCTTCACATCTACCAGAAGgttaaatatagagaaaagtTCACAGTTCAAGAGCATTTCTATGATGACTGTAATTTCCCTAACAACCTGGTACAAGGAGGGGCCAGTGGGTCTTTATCTCAGCCGTGTCCCTATGAAATGTGCTCAGCCACTGGCACCAGCAATAGTGAGTTTCGGTTTCTTAAGCGCTTTATGCCCAACTTTCCCTTCCCCCATGGCACTGGAGAGGCAAAAACAGAGGCTGGCTCCAGTTTACCACCAGATTCTGAGAGGAATAGGTCTCAGGGGTCAGAGGATCATGGTCGAGTATCTGACAACTGTATGTAG